A window of Castanea sativa cultivar Marrone di Chiusa Pesio chromosome 1, ASM4071231v1 contains these coding sequences:
- the LOC142634263 gene encoding uncharacterized protein LOC142634263 yields the protein MKFLFTTLKLFYVLDLNLMPFPTASDEDTDEIKAQRKKREEDELICRGYILNTLSDRLYDLYTSMKSPKEIWNALEAKYKTEKVSTNKFIIQEYFDYKILDNISVLDQVHELQILVNKLCDLSINIPKSFQVAAIIAKLPPIWNNFRKKLLHMSEDLTLEQFGHLQIEEESRVRDVTNTDSKGNINNVRNVQSGSLSKTNKHF from the coding sequence ATGAAATTCCTATTTACTACACTTAAACTTTTCTATGTCTTGGACCTGAATTTGATGCCTTTTCCTACTGCGAGTGATGAAGATACTGATGAGATTAAGGCACAAAGAAAGAAACGAGAGGAAGATGAATTGATATGTAGAGGGTATATTCTCAATACTCTTTCAGATCGTCTCTATGATCTCTACACATCAATGAAGTCACCGAAGGAGATTTGGAATGCTTTGGAGGCAAAGTACAAAACTGAGAAAGTAAGTACaaataagtttattattcaaGAGTATTTTGATTATAAAATACTTGATAATATCTCAGTTTTAGATCAAGTGCATGAGTTACAGATTTTGGTCAATAAACTCTGTGATTTGTCAATCAATATTCCTAAATCATTCCAAGTGGCTGCAATCATTGCAAAACTCCCACCAATTTGGAATAATTTTAGGAAGAAACTTCTGCATATGTCGGAAGATCTTACTTTAGAACAATTCGGACATCTTCAAATTGAAGAGGAAAGTCGGGTTAGAGATGTGACTAACACCGATTCTAAAGGAAATATAAACAATGTGAGAAATGTTCAAAGTGGGAGTTTGAGTAAGACCAATAAGCACTTCTAA